A genomic segment from Castor canadensis chromosome 1, mCasCan1.hap1v2, whole genome shotgun sequence encodes:
- the LOC141425840 gene encoding uncharacterized protein isoform X2: protein MVTAAGQCGKAPCGKLAKASAHARGAVLSRPRAGAGPGGTGNRVPRRAARQVAMPGLLRDSSALPGRPPPLRPEGARRLGKQLVRRALTRPGGGRRPRGLLRGPRGNCLWA from the coding sequence ATGGTCACCGCCGCGGGGCAGTGTGGGAAGGCGCCCTGTGGAAAGCTCGCGAAGGCCTCTGCTCACGCGCGGGGTGCGGTCCTGAGCAGGCCGCGGGCCGGCGCTGGGCCTGGCGGCACAGGCAATCGTGTCCCGAGGCGGGCGGCGCGCCAGGTTGCCATGCCGGGCCTCCTGCGGGACTCGTCAGCTTTGCCGGGCAGGCCGCCGCCGCTGCGGCCCGAGGGAGCCCGGAGACTTGGCAAACAACTGGTCCGCCGCGCGCTGACGAGGCCCGGGGGAGGCAGGCGGCCTCGTGGACTGCTGCGTGGGCCCCGCGGGAACTGCCTCTGGGCTTGA